A window of Streptomyces sp. NBC_01689 genomic DNA:
TGATCGCGGTCCACCCCGACCAGGCCCTGAGACTGCTCGCCGACCCCACCGAGCGGGAGCGGGAGGTGCTCGGCGCCTTCCGCTACTCCCGCAACACCACCCTGCTGCACACGGACACCACGCTTCTGCCGCGCGCCCGGGGCGCGAGGGCCTCCTGGAACTATCTGATGCCCGCGTGCGACGCCGGAGCGGACCGCGTCCGGGTCAGTTACGACATGAACCGGCTCCAACGCCTCGACGCGTCCGACCCCTACGTCGTCACCCTCGGAGGCGAGGACCGTGTCGACCCGGACCGCGTCCTGGCCCGCATGGTGTACGAACACCCCGTCTACACGCCGGAGTCCGTGGCCGCGCAGGCCCGACTCCCGGAACTGGCCGGCCCGGTGACCGCGTACGCCGGCGCCTACCACGGCTGGGGATTCCACGAGGACGGCTGCCGCTCCGGCGTGGCGGCCGCCGCGGCCCTCGGGGTGACATGGTGACCGCCACCCCCGCCCTCTACCCCTGCACGGTCTCGCACGTACGGACCGTGCCGACCCGGTACGCGCTGCGCCACCGCACGTACATGTGGCTGACCGATCCCGACCGGCCGCCCCGACTGCCGTTCCCGCTCCGCCCGTTGGCCGGCTTCGACGCCCGTGACCACTTCGACGGCGACCAGCCGACGATTCGCGCCGGGCTCGACCGTTTCCTCGCCTCGCACGGCATCGATCTGCACGGCGGTCCGGTCACGATGCTCGCCCACGCGCGGGTCCTCGGCCACGTCTTCAACCCGCTCACCCTCTACTGGTGCCACGACCCCGACGGCACACCGCGCTGCGTCGTCGCCGAGGTGCACAACACGTACGGCGAGCGGCACTGCTATCTGCTGCTCCCCGAGGACACGGGGACGGCGCGCGTATCCGGCCCGGTGCGGGAGTCCGTCCCGGTGCCGGAGCCCGGATCGGCGCTAGAGCCCCGCGGCGCCCGCGAGGATCAGGGCACCACGACGACACGGGCCGGCACGCGGGCACAGGCGGACGGCCGCCGGACCGGGAACCCCGTCTACCGCACGGAGAAGTGGTTCTACGTCTCGCCCTTCTTCCCCGTCGACGGCGCCTACCGCATGCGCCTCCCGCTCCCGGACGACCACCTGGACCTGACGGTACGTCTGGAGCGCGCGGGTACCCGGCCCTTCACCGCGACCGTGCGCGGAACCCGCCGGGAGGCGACCGCCGGGACGCTGCTGCGGGCCGCGCTGCGCCACCCGTGGTCCACCGTCGCCGTCTCGGCCGCCATCCGCGTCCACGGCATCCGCCTCTATCTGCGGGGACTGCCCGTCCAGCCCCGTCCACGCCACCGGAACCAGGAGAGTGACACATGAGGACAGCCGAGCCCCGCTCCGCCACCGCGCAGCGCCGGGACGTGGATCCCGCCCGCTGGCCGGACGTGGTGACGCCGCCGGAGGCCTCGCGCGCCCGGACCGCCGTCACCCGTGCCGTGCTGGCCAGAGCACTGCGGCGACTGCCCCTGCAGGCGCGGTTCGCCGACGGAGGCCGTCTCGGCACCGGCGGCCCGGTGATCGAGATCCACGATCCGGACGCCTTCCACCGCCGTATCGGCACCGGGGGACTGGTCGGCTTCGGCGAGTCCTACATGGCGGGCGAATGGGACGCGCCGGACCTCGTCGCCGCGCTCACCGTGCTCGCCGACCATGCGGCGCGGCTGATCCCCGAGCCGCTCCAGCGGCTGCGCGGCCTCTGGGCGCCGCGCCGCCCGGAGGCGCAGCGCAACACACCCGCCGGTGCCCGCGACAACATCAGCCGCCACTACGACCTCTCCAACGACCTGTTCGCGCTCTTCCTCGACGAGACCCTGAGCTACTCGGCGGCCCTCTTCCGCGGTTTCCCCGCCTCCTGGCCCCTGCTGGCCTCCGCCCAACACCGCAAGATCGACCGGCTGCTGGACCTCGCCGAGGTCGGCCCCGGCACCCGGCTGCTCGAGATCGGCACCGGATGGGGCGAGTTGGCGATACGCGCGGCCGCCCGCGGCGCCCAGGTCACGTCACTGACCCTCTCCGGGGAACAACGGGACCTGGCCCGCCGACGGGTGCGCGAAGCGGGTCTGGAGGACCGGGTCTCCATCCGGCTGTGCGACTACCGCGAGGCCGAGGGCACCTATGACGCGGTGGTGAGCGTCGAGATGGTGGAGGCGGTCGGAGCGGAGTTCTGGCCGGTCTACTTCGCGACGCTCGACGCGCGGCTCGCCCCCGGCGGACGCGCGGCGCTGCAGGCGATCACCATGCCGCACGACCGGATGCTGGCCAGCCGCGACACCTTCACCTGGATCCAGAAGTACGTCTTCCCCGGCGGCCTGCTGCCCTCCGTGGAGGCCGTCGAGCAGGTGACCCGCGAGCACACCCGGCTGCGGACCACCCGCCGTGACCCCTTCGGCGCGCACTACGCGGAGACCCTGCGGCTGTGGCGCGAACGCTTCACCGAGCGTGCCGACGAGGTCGGGGCGCTCGGTTTCGACGCGACCTTCCGCCGTATGTGGACCTTCTACCTCGCCTACTCCGAAGCGGGATTCCGCTCCGGCTACCTGGACGTCCAGCAGTATCTGTTCACGAAGGAGGACTCCGCCCCGTGACCCCCGTGACCCCCGCCCGCCCCGCCCGTACCGGTGCCGCCCACCAGCTCGCCGCGCTGGCCGAGGAGGCGCTCGGCGGCCCCCTGCCGTTGCGGCTGCGCGCGTGGGACGGCAGCGAGACCGGCCCCGAGGACGGCCCGGTGGTCGTCGTCCGCACACGCCGCGCGCTGCGGCGGCTCCTCTGGCAGCCCGGCGAACTGGGCGTGGCCCAGGCCTATGTCACCGGGGAGATCGACGTCGAGGGCGACCTCGCCGCGGGTCTGCGCGCCATGTGGGGCGCCGTCCGGGAGCGCAGCCTGCACGCGCCCCGGCTCACCGCCGCCGACCGGGTCCGCGCCGCAGGCACCGCGCTGCGCCTCGGGGCCGTGGGTCCGAGGCCCCCGGCCCCCGCCTCGCAGGCGCGGCTGCGCGGCGGGCTGCACAGCAGGGCCCGGGACCGGGCCGCCATCAGCCACCACTACGACCTGTCGAACGCGTTCTACCGGCTGCTCCTCGACGAGACCATGGCCTACTCGTGCGGCTACTGGACCGGTGAGGAGCCGGACTTCGGTCCCGCCGACGCACAGCGGGCCAAGCTGGAGCTGATCTGCCGCAAGCTCGGTCTCGTCCCGGGTGCCCGGCTCCTCGACATCGGCTGCGGCTGGGGCTCGCTCACGCTGTACGCGGCGGAGCAGTACAAGGCCCAGGTCACGGCGGTCACATTGGCCCGGGAACAGGCCGCGTACGTACGGGAGCAGGTGCGCGAGCGAGGTCTCGAACACCAGGTCGACGTGGTCTGCCAGGACTACCGGGACATCGCGGGCGGCGCGTACGAGGCCGTCACCGCGATCGAGATGGGCGAGCACGTGGGGGACGCCGAGTACCCGGCGTTCGCCGCGTCCCTGCACCGTTTCGTCCGTCCGCGGGGGCGCGTCCTCGTCCAGCAGATGTCGCGCGGGCCGGTGGCCCCCGGCGGCGGTGCCTTCATCGAGGCGTACATCGCCCCGGACATGCACATGAGGCCGCTCGGCGACACCGTCGGGCTGCTTGAGAGCGCGGGTCTGGAGGTGCGGTCCGTGGAGTCGCTGCGGGAACACTACGTCCGTACCGTCGCGGCCTGGCACCGCACGCTGGAGGACCGCTGGGACGACTTCGTGCGGCTGGTGGGCGCCGAGACGGCCAGGGTGTGGCGGCTGTACCTGGTCGGCGGGGCGCTCGCCTTCGAGGAGCGGCGCATGGGCGTGGACCAGATCCTGTGCGTGCGGCCCGCTCCCGGCGGCAGCAGCGGCATGCCCGCGGTGCCCGGCCACTGGTACACGGGGGTGGACGGACGATGAGCGGCTTCCCGTGGGGAGCGTTCGCCCAGAACCTCGGCCTGGCGGCGGCCGCGGCGTTCGCCGTCATGCTCGTCACCTTCGCGGTCGCCGTGCGCAAGGGCGTGCACCGGATCGTCGACGTCGCCTGGGGGATCGGGTTCACGGCGGTCGCCGTGGTGTCCTTCCTGGCCTCCGCGGGCGAGGGCGACGAGAGCCGGCGGATCCTGGTGACGGTACTGACCTCGCTGTGGGGGCTGCGGCTGGCCCTGCACATCGCACGGCGGGGCCGTGGGCACGGCGAGGACCCGCGGTACGAGGCGATGCTCGGCAGAGCACCCGGCAACCGCAACCTGTACGCCCTGCGCATGGTCTACCTCCTGCAAGGGGCCCTGGTGTGGCTGGTGTCGTTGCCCGTGCAGGCGGCGCAGTACGTCTCCGCCGGACCGACGGGCCTCACCCTTGCGGGCGCCGCGCTGTGGGCGGTGGGGCTGTTCTTCGAGGCGGTGGGCGACGCCCAGCTGGCCCGGTTCAAGGCCGATCCCGCGAACCGCGGCCGGGTGATGGACCGGGGCCTGTGGAGCTGGACCCGGCATCCCAACTATTTCGGCGACTTCTGTGTGTGGTGGGGCCTGTTCCTGCTCGCCTGCGACTCGGGCGCGGCGGCCGCGGTGTCGGTCGTCTCGCCGCTGGTGATGAGCTACCTGCTGATCAACGGCAGCGGGAAGCCACTGCTCGAGAAGCATCTGTCGGGGCGCCCGGGGTTCGCCGAGTACACGGCGCGGACCAGCGGTTTCTTCCCGCTGCCACCCAAGCGGCAGGGCTGACAAGAGCGCGCCCGGGCGGTACGGGGCCGCCCGGGCGGTACGGGCCCACCCGGGCGTCGGCGTCATGGACGGGCGCGACGGGGACGGGGGACAAGGGCCCGGGGATGGCGCGTAGGCGCGCGGCAGGCTCCCGGGGCCGGCGAAGGACGGGTGGTCCGCTCCCCCGGGAGCGGACCACCCGTCCTTCGCGCCGTGCGGAGCGGCCCCAGGCCGTGTCCACAAGGTCTCATCCGCCCGCCGGTCAGACGAGACCTTGCGGACACGACCAGGGAAGGCCGGACCCGTCAGGCGGGGAAGGCCAGCACCGCCAGCGGGGCCGAGGTCGGCCGGGGCGAACCGCCCGCCGGTTCCACCGTGATGCCCATCCCCGACGCCTCGGCCAGCTTTCCGTCCAGCAGGACCACCTCGCTGGTGCGGTGCGGGTCCATCAGACCGGCGGAACGCATGGTGCCCGCGTCGTCGAACCACAGCTGGTAGACCTTGCCGCGCGGCGGCTTCGCCATCCCCGAGGAGAGGAAGACGGCCTCGTCGCGGCCGGCGGAGACGACCACCGTGCCGGTGGCGCCGCCCGCCAGTTTCGCGGTGCGGCTCTTCGCGTCCGGGGCACCCAGCACCGCGGTCAGGTCGGCGGTGCGCCGCTCGGCCTCCCTCGCCTGGCCGCGGGCCTCCTGCGCCCGGTCGTGCTGCCACACCGCCGTGCCGCCGAACGCCGCCGCGGCGGCCACACAGGCGGCCAGCGCCCAGCGCGACAGCCCACGGGGACGGCGTACGCGCCGCAGCACCGGAACGGGGGGCGCAGGGGCCGCGGTGCGGGGGGCCTCCTGCCGGACCGTGGTGATGTGCCGCATGACCCGGGTCTTGAGCTCGGGTGCGGTGACGACGGTCTCGGCCAGGCCCAGCCGTGCCGCCGTGGCGGTCAGTTCACGGACCTCCTGGGCGCAGGCCTCGCAGTCGGCGGCGTGCCGCTCGAACCGGCCGCGCTCGTCCGCGTCGAGGGCGTGCAGCGCGTACGCACCCGTCAGGGTGTGCAGGTCGGACGTGGTCATGCGGTGACCCCCAAGCAGTCACGGAGGCGGATCAGACCGTCGCGCAGACGGGTCTTGACCGTGCCGAGCGGAAGCGTCAGCAGCTCCGCCACCTCCCGGTAGGTCAGGCCGCGGTAGTAGGCGAGGGTGACGGACTGACGCTGCAGCTCCGTCAGCGTCCGCAGGCAGCGCCGTACCTGTTCCCTCTCCAGCCGTGCCTCGACCTGTTCGGTCACCTCGTCGAACTCGGGCGTCCGGTCGAGGAGGGCCGCCTTGTGCTCACGCGCCGCCGAGGCCTCGGCCGAGCGCACCCGGTCGACCGCCCGCTGGTGGGCGAGGGTGAGCACCCAGTTCATCACCGACCCGCGTTCGGGCCGGTAGCGGGCGGCGGTCCGCCACACCTCGACCAGGACCTCCTGGGCCACCTCCTCCGACTGGGCCCGGTCGCGCAGCACCCTGCGCACGATGCCGAGCACCGGCCCCGCCACGATGTCGTAGACCGCGGCGAAAGCCTCCTGGTCGCCTCGGGCGACGTCGGCCATCAGGTCCGGCAGACCGGGTTCCGTCGCCGGGTTCCTGCCGATTTCCACGGCTTCCTTCACGGGTTCGTCCTCCAAGCGGGGTGATCGGTACGGGACTGATCCGGATCAGGTCCGGCGGCGGATTGGCCCGCGGCGGGAAAATCCGCGGTGCGGCGGCCGGGTGTCCGCTCGGGACGGGGGCCGGCGGGGTCCAGGGGCGGGCGGCGGCCGCCCGCCCTCATCCGTCGGCCCGTGTCCGCAGACAGCGGCGCAGCTGGTGCAGACCGCGCCGGCAGTGGCTCTTGACCGTGCCCAGCGGCCAGCCGGTGCGCTGCGCGATCTGGGTCTGGGTGAGGTCCTCGTAGAACGCGAGATGCAGCACCCGGCGCTGGGGCGCCGGCAGTCCGGCGAGTCCGTGCCGGACGAGGACGCGGTCGAGCGCGGCGGCCTCGGGGCGGGCGCGGGTGTCGTCGGCCGGACCGAGCAGGCCTCCGGCGGCCGCGACCAGCTCGCCGCGGCGGGTACGTGCGGACAGCGCGTCGGCGATCTTGCGGCGGCTGATGCCGACCAGCCAGCCGGCCAGGGCGCCGCGCTCCGGACGGTAGCCGGGCGCGCCCTGCCAGGCGGCCAGGAACACCTGCTGGGTGACGTCCTCGGCCTCCCGGGAGTCACCCAGGGAACGCCGGGCCATGGTGTGCACCAGCTTTCCCCAGCGGTGGTACGCGGCGGTCAGACAGCGCTCGTCACCTGCCGCGAGCCCCCGCGCGATCTCGGCGTCGGTGAGCGGTCCGGACCCGGCCTCCCACGCCGAGGGGCGCCCCGCGGCGAGCGGTTCTGCGGCCATGACCTCGGCTCCTCGGGTCGGTCGGGGGTCACGGGGCGCGACCGGTGCGGCGCGCCGTGGCCTCCATCGTGGGAACCGCGGAACTTCCGGGACAACTTGCATCGTTTCTGCGTCGTATAGTCGCGGCATGGGCGAGGACCGACCGACAGAGTCGTCACCACCGGCCGCGCGGCCCGCCGCGGCGGGTGTCACCACGGGGGCGCTGGCGCGTCGGCTCGGGGTGTCGCCCACCACGCTGCGCTCCTGGGACCGGCGGTACGGGGTGGGTCCCGCGGTCCGCTCCGACGGGCGGCACCGCCGCTGGACGCCGCAGGACGTGGCGATGCTGGAGGAGATGTGCCGGCTGACCTCCGCCGGGGTGCCGCCGGCCGAGGCGGCCAGGACCGCGCGGAAGGGCGTGGAACGGATACCGTACGTGCCCGACCCGTCCGTCGGGACCGGGCGCGTGCTCGGCCGGCAGCGTTCGCGGGCGGCCGGCGCGCTCCCGCTCGGGGACGTCCGGCAGGAGTGCAGAGGACTCGCGCGCGCCGCCGTGCGCCTCGACGCGCCCGCGATGGACGACCAGCTTGCCTCGCTCGTGGAACGGCACGGCCTGGTCGTCGCGTGGGACGAGGTGATGGTGCCCACCCTGCACGCGGTGGGACGCAAGTGGGAGTCCTCCGGCGACCGTTACGTGGAGGTGGAGCATCTGCTGTCCTGGCACATCTCCCGGACCCTCCACCGGGCGACGATGCCCGCGCGGCCCGACGCCCCCGCCAGTGGCCCGGGTCCGGTGGTGCTGGCCTGCGTCCCCGGCGAGCAGCACAGCCTGCCGTTGCAGGCGCTGCACGCGGGCCTGGCCGAACTGGGGCTGCCCGCCAGGATGTTCGGGGCGGCGGTGCCCACCGAGGCGCTGACCGCGGCGGTCCGGCGACTGGGCCCCACGGCCGTCGTGCTGTGGGCCCAGACCCGCTCGACCGCCGATGTCCCGCTCGCCCGGCACGTGGCCGGCACCCACTGGGGCGTCAAGGGCGCCCGTAATCATCCGGCCGTCGTGCTGGGCGGCCCCGGCTGGGCCGGGCGCCCGCTGCGCGGGATGCTCCGTCCTTCGGGGCTGCGGGACGCCCTCGGCTGCCTCGGGGGCCTCTACGACGAGGGCGCCCCGGTCCCGGGAGGCTGACCTCCGGGGCCGGGGCGACCGGGCCGGTTCACCCCACCGTGGGTGAGGGGGACACCGCACTCCCCGCGGGCGGGGTGAGGACGACGGTCGGCTCGCCCGGCGCGGGAGGGGGCGGCGTGACGTTCTGGGCGGGCAGCTTCGGCGGGGTGGTCTCCTGGAACACCAGCTGGCCGAAGTCGACCAGTCCGGTCTTCTCCATCACCGTGATGTGGTCGAGCACGGTGTCGTTGGCCTGGTCCGCCAGCTGACGCACCAGAGAGTTCTCCGTGGTGGACCTGATCTTTGCGACGGTCAGGAAGATCGTTCCGTGGGTCAGCCGCAGGATGTTGGCGAAGTCCGTGTCGAACTTCTTGCCGGTGTCACCGCTGAGGGTCGCGACGAAGCCCTGCTGCTGCGGAGACGGCTTGTTGGGGATGGTGATGCCGAGCTGGGCGGCGACCTTGCGGTCGGTGTCGTCCAGTGCGGCGTGGCCCTTGATCAGGTGCTGGCCGGCGGTTCTGACCGCGGGGATGGTGCCCTTCTGGAGCGCGAGCTGCCCGACCGGGTACTCCCAGAGTCCCGCCGCCCGCACCTTGACGACGAAGTCCCGGTCCGCCTCGGTGAGCGGGCCCGTCGACGTGTTGGCGATCACGCGGTTCGGGGCGCTGGACGTGGTCTGCACACCGATCACGGCAGGATACGCGAGCGCGGCGAGCGTCAAGGTCAACGCACCCGCCACGAAGAGCGTTCCTGCGTTCCGTGCAATGCGCATCGAGCCTCCTGGCGGGGCGGCGGCGCGGAGCGGGGGAGCTCCGTCGGGCCGCCTGGTGAATCCGGTGCGAGTGGATCCGGTGACGAGTGATTCTGACGCCCACCAGTACGCACGCGTTCGTGGAAGAAATCTCTATGGATTGTAAAATCCCTGGTGACTTCCTTCAGCCACGGCCCCGGGCCTCCTTGAAGCGGGCCAGCCCGTCCGGAAGTTCGACCACCGGGTCAGGGTAGTCGTAGGCGGCGCGGTCCAGCCCCCGCAGCTTCCACGGCTCGTGCACGGCGGCGCCCGCGAGCCCCTCCAGTTCGGGCACCCACCGCCGGACGTACGATCCGTCCGGATCGTAACGCTTCGCCTGGATCACGGGGTTGAGGACCC
This region includes:
- a CDS encoding DUF1365 domain-containing protein yields the protein MVTATPALYPCTVSHVRTVPTRYALRHRTYMWLTDPDRPPRLPFPLRPLAGFDARDHFDGDQPTIRAGLDRFLASHGIDLHGGPVTMLAHARVLGHVFNPLTLYWCHDPDGTPRCVVAEVHNTYGERHCYLLLPEDTGTARVSGPVRESVPVPEPGSALEPRGAREDQGTTTTRAGTRAQADGRRTGNPVYRTEKWFYVSPFFPVDGAYRMRLPLPDDHLDLTVRLERAGTRPFTATVRGTRREATAGTLLRAALRHPWSTVAVSAAIRVHGIRLYLRGLPVQPRPRHRNQESDT
- a CDS encoding SAM-dependent methyltransferase gives rise to the protein MRTAEPRSATAQRRDVDPARWPDVVTPPEASRARTAVTRAVLARALRRLPLQARFADGGRLGTGGPVIEIHDPDAFHRRIGTGGLVGFGESYMAGEWDAPDLVAALTVLADHAARLIPEPLQRLRGLWAPRRPEAQRNTPAGARDNISRHYDLSNDLFALFLDETLSYSAALFRGFPASWPLLASAQHRKIDRLLDLAEVGPGTRLLEIGTGWGELAIRAAARGAQVTSLTLSGEQRDLARRRVREAGLEDRVSIRLCDYREAEGTYDAVVSVEMVEAVGAEFWPVYFATLDARLAPGGRAALQAITMPHDRMLASRDTFTWIQKYVFPGGLLPSVEAVEQVTREHTRLRTTRRDPFGAHYAETLRLWRERFTERADEVGALGFDATFRRMWTFYLAYSEAGFRSGYLDVQQYLFTKEDSAP
- a CDS encoding cyclopropane-fatty-acyl-phospholipid synthase family protein — its product is MTPARPARTGAAHQLAALAEEALGGPLPLRLRAWDGSETGPEDGPVVVVRTRRALRRLLWQPGELGVAQAYVTGEIDVEGDLAAGLRAMWGAVRERSLHAPRLTAADRVRAAGTALRLGAVGPRPPAPASQARLRGGLHSRARDRAAISHHYDLSNAFYRLLLDETMAYSCGYWTGEEPDFGPADAQRAKLELICRKLGLVPGARLLDIGCGWGSLTLYAAEQYKAQVTAVTLAREQAAYVREQVRERGLEHQVDVVCQDYRDIAGGAYEAVTAIEMGEHVGDAEYPAFAASLHRFVRPRGRVLVQQMSRGPVAPGGGAFIEAYIAPDMHMRPLGDTVGLLESAGLEVRSVESLREHYVRTVAAWHRTLEDRWDDFVRLVGAETARVWRLYLVGGALAFEERRMGVDQILCVRPAPGGSSGMPAVPGHWYTGVDGR
- a CDS encoding DUF1295 domain-containing protein, with protein sequence MSGFPWGAFAQNLGLAAAAAFAVMLVTFAVAVRKGVHRIVDVAWGIGFTAVAVVSFLASAGEGDESRRILVTVLTSLWGLRLALHIARRGRGHGEDPRYEAMLGRAPGNRNLYALRMVYLLQGALVWLVSLPVQAAQYVSAGPTGLTLAGAALWAVGLFFEAVGDAQLARFKADPANRGRVMDRGLWSWTRHPNYFGDFCVWWGLFLLACDSGAAAAVSVVSPLVMSYLLINGSGKPLLEKHLSGRPGFAEYTARTSGFFPLPPKRQG
- a CDS encoding anti-sigma factor; this encodes MTTSDLHTLTGAYALHALDADERGRFERHAADCEACAQEVRELTATAARLGLAETVVTAPELKTRVMRHITTVRQEAPRTAAPAPPVPVLRRVRRPRGLSRWALAACVAAAAAFGGTAVWQHDRAQEARGQAREAERRTADLTAVLGAPDAKSRTAKLAGGATGTVVVSAGRDEAVFLSSGMAKPPRGKVYQLWFDDAGTMRSAGLMDPHRTSEVVLLDGKLAEASGMGITVEPAGGSPRPTSAPLAVLAFPA
- a CDS encoding sigma-70 family RNA polymerase sigma factor, translated to MKEAVEIGRNPATEPGLPDLMADVARGDQEAFAAVYDIVAGPVLGIVRRVLRDRAQSEEVAQEVLVEVWRTAARYRPERGSVMNWVLTLAHQRAVDRVRSAEASAAREHKAALLDRTPEFDEVTEQVEARLEREQVRRCLRTLTELQRQSVTLAYYRGLTYREVAELLTLPLGTVKTRLRDGLIRLRDCLGVTA
- a CDS encoding sigma-70 family RNA polymerase sigma factor, whose protein sequence is MAAEPLAAGRPSAWEAGSGPLTDAEIARGLAAGDERCLTAAYHRWGKLVHTMARRSLGDSREAEDVTQQVFLAAWQGAPGYRPERGALAGWLVGISRRKIADALSARTRRGELVAAAGGLLGPADDTRARPEAAALDRVLVRHGLAGLPAPQRRVLHLAFYEDLTQTQIAQRTGWPLGTVKSHCRRGLHQLRRCLRTRADG
- a CDS encoding MerR family transcriptional regulator, which encodes MGEDRPTESSPPAARPAAAGVTTGALARRLGVSPTTLRSWDRRYGVGPAVRSDGRHRRWTPQDVAMLEEMCRLTSAGVPPAEAARTARKGVERIPYVPDPSVGTGRVLGRQRSRAAGALPLGDVRQECRGLARAAVRLDAPAMDDQLASLVERHGLVVAWDEVMVPTLHAVGRKWESSGDRYVEVEHLLSWHISRTLHRATMPARPDAPASGPGPVVLACVPGEQHSLPLQALHAGLAELGLPARMFGAAVPTEALTAAVRRLGPTAVVLWAQTRSTADVPLARHVAGTHWGVKGARNHPAVVLGGPGWAGRPLRGMLRPSGLRDALGCLGGLYDEGAPVPGG
- a CDS encoding DUF4142 domain-containing protein, translating into MRIARNAGTLFVAGALTLTLAALAYPAVIGVQTTSSAPNRVIANTSTGPLTEADRDFVVKVRAAGLWEYPVGQLALQKGTIPAVRTAGQHLIKGHAALDDTDRKVAAQLGITIPNKPSPQQQGFVATLSGDTGKKFDTDFANILRLTHGTIFLTVAKIRSTTENSLVRQLADQANDTVLDHITVMEKTGLVDFGQLVFQETTPPKLPAQNVTPPPPAPGEPTVVLTPPAGSAVSPSPTVG